A window of the Anomalospiza imberbis isolate Cuckoo-Finch-1a 21T00152 unplaced genomic scaffold, ASM3175350v1 scaffold_187, whole genome shotgun sequence genome harbors these coding sequences:
- the LOC137466366 gene encoding uncharacterized protein: IETRFKRVTEEKAVIDSLQNLVEVLQKELEHERSLREEREKRVSKEKAVIDSLQTLVEVLQKELEYERSLREGRDKNLKHVESPKEVEEKEARHIKHIYPQKELVHIQNCGESCCSNLRPLIKTEYNFINEEDFDPHITTKEIPYTATELAKLKKEYSRLPQESETEYVFRVSLTGGDQIKLSEQEASGYWGHGVFLTTGNTRAPWSLTQRAAYWAGGLSPLERGDPLAITGTPDQLLENIHKAACLQMIHERTLISGYESPMQLPVKPEIMTPLIRGLPESLKPTAILLQKTIASITPVDRLDRFLGNPTDQTGSTSPSFTSLATPAQPLSVQSDNSHKVWTWSQVAEELISYSRKYGSENSEGRSE; this comes from the exons CCATTGAAACCCGTTTTAAACGGGTGACTGAAGAGAAGGCAGTCATAGACTCCTTGCAAAATTTGGTGGAAGTTTTGCAGAAGGAATTAGAACATGAAAGGAGTCTTagagaagagagggagaaacgggtgagcaaagaaaaagcagtaatagaCTCCCTACAAACCCTAgtagaagttttgcagaaagaattagaataTGAAAGAAGTCTTAGAGAAGGGAGagataaaaacttaaaacatgtagaatcaccaaaagaagtagaagagaaagaagcacGCCACATTAAACACATATACCCCCAGAAAGAATTGGTACACATACAAAATTGTGGAGAATCTTGTTGTTCCAATTTGAGACCtctcattaaaacagaatacaattttataaatgaagagGATTTTGACCCTCACATTACCACAAAAGAAATACCATACACTGCCACTGAATTagccaaattaaagaaagaatattcacGTCTCCCTCAAGAATCAGAGACAGAATATGTGTTTAGAGTCTCACTCACTGGAGGAGACCAAATTAAATTAAGTGAGCAAGAAGCCAGTGGCTATTGGGGACATGGAGTTTTCTTAACAACAGGGAATACTCGAGCTCCATGGTCCCTGACACAGCGCGCAGCTTACTGGGCAGGGGGACTTAGCCCCCTTGAAAGAGGGGATCCTCTAGCCATTACCGGCACGCCAGATCAACTTTTAGAAAACATTCACAAAGCTGCCTGCTTGCAAATGATACATGAAAGAACATTGATTTCTGGCTATGAATCACCTATGCAATTGCCAGTAAAACCTGAAATAATGACACCTCTAATTCGAGGTCTCCCTGAGTCCCTTAAACCAACTGCAATCCTCCTTCAGAAAACCATTGCATCTATCACCCCTGTAGACAGGCTAGATAGATTTCTTGGCAACCCTACTGACCAAACTGGTTCCACTAGCCCAAGCTTCACGTCTCTTGCAACTCCAGCCCAACCTTTAAGCGTACAATCTGATAATAGCCATAAAGTGTGGACATGGAGCCAAGTTGCAGAAGAGTTAATTAGTTACAGCAGAAAATATGGATCG GAGAACTCCGAGGGACGCTCTGAGTGA